The DNA sequence CTGTGAGAGTGCCATCCTACTGGGTGGACGGCTCATGGATGGTTTGAGCAATGATGTTGAATATTACAGGTCAGACACAAAAGAATTCTGTTCGCTCAAAGCTCTTCCCTTCAAAAAGAGAAATGAATTTGCTGCTTGTGCTATTGGGGATGAAATTTATGTCTCAGGCGGTTTGCGAAGCTCAGAATTCTGGAAGTATGATCCAACGTTTGAGACATGGCTACGAGGAGCTAACATGCTGCATGCTCGGAGGCGGCATGCGATGTCAGCAGTGGATGACCTCATCTGTGTCCTTGGGGGCTTTGATGAGGACAGTGTTTTGGCTTCTATTGAAATGTGggacaaaaaatcaaacaagtgGGAGGAAGGAGGTCACCTGATCACAGGTGTAGAAAACATGGGCTTTGTATCATATGGTAAAAAGATTTATTTATTTGGCGGCAAAAACAATGAGGAGATGGTTACCAACACGGTCCAATGTTACGACACTGTCACTAAGACGTGTAGTGTCCTTCAGAAAGGCCTGCCAGCTAATGACATGTGTCTCACAGCCTGTGTGCTTAACAACCAGATCTATGTTGTTGGATTGGAAGGTGTGTTCCGATACTCCCCGGCATCAGACACCTGGGACATTCTCCCGGACATGAGTTACCCAAGAGACTTTGTTAGTCTGTGTGTCCTGGATGAAAAGCTTTATGCATTTGGAGGTCGGCGTCGAGGAGCGAAAGACAACTTATATTCGGATGTGATAGAGTattatgatcctgagagcacaCAATGGTTTACTTCTGGGAATATCCCTGTGCCCATGTATTCATATGGTTGTGTGAGGGTTTTCCTGTGTCAACAGAAGCGAGAGCGTACCCAGAGCCAGACTGAAAGGGTTCCACACCCACCATGTTAAGTGTGTAGGTGAGTGTCTTTGGCATCCACCATGCTAGGTATGTCTTGATATCCATCCTGAAGGGTGTGCCTTGACATCCACCCTACTAGATTCGTCTTGACATCCACCCTGCTGTGTGAGTCTTGGCATCCAGCCTACTAGATATATGTCTCAGCACTTTACATTTGTTATTGATCTAATTTCCTACAATTGTACAGAAACATGGTTGGTATTTTCTCAACAGATTTCAAAGTATTGTAAGTCAATGATATTT is a window from the Haliotis asinina isolate JCU_RB_2024 chromosome 9, JCU_Hal_asi_v2, whole genome shotgun sequence genome containing:
- the LOC137295614 gene encoding kelch-like protein 24, which encodes MMSGEGGGGDAHVAEEDTQSTYHSQEQTVFLIDNMQKLRLDSSYTDIVISIEGCKFPCHKIVLAAGSPYFKSMFSSGMEESFKDVIDIKQIDASVFEHVLHFIYTGNVSMTGTIVQELFSQAHLFQVLTLVELCVQYFQQNMNDGNCLAAMTLADIHAHKPLYNFAKKFACEHFPAVFLDDDFAKLSMDCIVDLLRDRRLNCTSEEQVFDAAVKWLEFDSEKRLSYKFQVLECVKFPLISQSYLMDVVVKTGHLSDEDKGKELLEEAVLYHTVPSRRHMLPSYQITPRYSFPYCESAILLGGRLMDGLSNDVEYYRSDTKEFCSLKALPFKKRNEFAACAIGDEIYVSGGLRSSEFWKYDPTFETWLRGANMLHARRRHAMSAVDDLICVLGGFDEDSVLASIEMWDKKSNKWEEGGHLITGVENMGFVSYGKKIYLFGGKNNEEMVTNTVQCYDTVTKTCSVLQKGLPANDMCLTACVLNNQIYVVGLEGVFRYSPASDTWDILPDMSYPRDFVSLCVLDEKLYAFGGRRRGAKDNLYSDVIEYYDPESTQWFTSGNIPVPMYSYGCVRVFLCQQKRERTQSQTERVPHPPC